GGGAGGAGCCTTTCGTGCTTAGCACCGCGAAGATGCAGATGACTATGATGACGCCCACCGCGATGGGGTCGAGCTGGTTGAAGTCTTTCGCTAGACCGTCTACCTGGAAGCGGAAATCTTCTGGTTGGTGGTTGCAGAGCGTCGCGAAGTAGGATGTCCATGAACGCGCCACCGCTGCTCCGCCTATGATGTATTCAAGAAGGATGTTTCCGGCGGCTATGAACGCCACGAAATCGCCGAGCTCCACCCTCAAGTAGGCAAATGAACCACCTGCAAATGTTGACTATTTCTCATCAATCCCATAACATTAAGCATAAAAGCAATCACTTTCACTAGTCAATTAATGTTGAGAATCTGCAGGAAAATTGCTTGCTCGAGGAAAATTTTCTAGGTATCGTAGTGTAtatttgaaaagaaaaacacaagaaattaaatcataaactttcaaatcataaaattaagctATTGAAGTGATAAATGTACCCGCAACAGGAATTTCGACGGCGAACTCCGTGTAGCAGAACACCGAGAGCAAGGCGGAGAGGCCGGAGAAGGCGTAGGATAGCACGACGGCGGGGCCGGCGTGGTTGTGAGCCTCCTGTCCGGTGAGAACGAATATTCCGGCGCCGATGACAGCACCCATGCCAAACCATATCAAATCCCACCAATTAAGCGTCTTCTTCATCTGGCCACCACTGCGAGCCTTGACCTCCAGCTCGGCCTCCAAGCTCGACCGGGTCGTGACCCGGTCCAACAGCCGGGCCGGAGTCTGTTTGAATGCACTCACGTAGTTGCCCCAGCTCTTGAACGATTCTTCAGGGAGAAAATCGTCCTTTGTGCACGAGCACATCCTCCTCTTCCTCAAACCTGAGCTCTCCGATTTGTCGTCTCCCTCCATATTTTCCTCAGCGCCTGCAAAATTTCAACACATCGTTGAGATTTATCGatataaatctatctatatACGCAGATATTTGCACAGATTCTGAATTGTTCCAATTTATCACGGCGTCAAAACAGGGCATTCCAAACAGATCCCCAAATCACGATCACGCATTAACAGCAGCGGAAGTGTGAACTGGATTTGAGAGGTTATCCAAAACTAACTCGTGATTGCGAAATTTGATATCAAAAAGTACCTTAAATGAAAACGAATAAACGCTAAAACAATAATCAGCAGAATTGCAGCTTTCTCTATCGCTCAATAACTCTGTTTATATGGAAAATCGGCGATTGGGAAAAAGTCAAGTGACCGGCGGAAGATGCTTGACGTTAGCAGCTAGACTTCGAGTAATTCTACATCGCGTGTGTGTATGCAGTATTATATATAAGCAAATGCAAAACGACGAGGAATTGATTAATTGTTTATTGGATCAATCGAAATCCATGACAGCAACATCAAAACTCAACGACGTTGCCTAGTATTACTCACACAAAACGTACAGCTAAACATAGTTGCAGATACtaaaaaatagaacaaaaaCAATATAAAATCAATGCATGAGTGGAGAGAGATAGTACCTTTATCGGAGATTTCTGAAGATTTTGAACTTTTGATCGCAGTGTAGAAAATAGaaatgcagagagagagagagagagagagagttgtgtgtgtgtgcaatacGAAGAGTTTGACGAAGTAAATGTAGAAATATGATTTATATGGAATAGGATATTGGATCCCACATTTTTATGTGCATTGTTTCTCGTAattgtatttattattttaataataattttataaaattaatatttattacaaTGTTATggattatatttaatttttatttacaaaaattgaaatttaagaaaattatactatcctaactttaaatttatcaatccCAATAATTAgttaaaagtgaaattaaatgataaaaaataattataattatatatcctaattGAATAAACGGAACGAAacctagttaataatcataaaattaaattaaaacgtataaaattgaaattgaagaaaaaaatatgtaaaaaatatactccctccgtcccatgaagcatgacacacttcttttcgacacggaaattaagaaattgatattttgtgtgttaagtgtggtaggtgaaaaagtgaaaatgtgaataaaggataaattttttgtcattttaaaaaaCATGTCATGCTTCGTgtgacagaccaaaaaggaaactgtgtcatgcttcatgggacggagggagtagaacaTTAAAAGTGAACACAAAAAAATAAGACACCGAACGTGATacactaatattttataatactCCTTCCATTTTATAAAAGTAtgcactttttattattttggcaCGTCTCATACACTCACCTAATATTTATTACGAGagaaatgaaatatttatttatagaatATGAAAACAAAATCTATGATAGCCGGAATTGGATTTCAATTTTGACTTTGCAGTGTAATACTTCGAGTGCTCGACTGTTTCCAGCTGTTGCAGATGGATTACTCCGAATTTCActtgaattttatattttatctttaGTTATTATTTCCCATTAATGTGGTGGTTTTGGAAAATGCACGTAATACATAATCCCATTTCCTCAGaaattttcaagtatttataactcattaatatatttattacagTTATGGCCATTTCGTAGGAGCAAATAAGGAAAGGCCATACTTACTTTTAATTAGATATGTTCTTCATGGGAcgatccaaaaaaaaatatgtgtcaagatttgtgggaggGAGGAAGTATATTATTCGAATCTAAGTCAAATTCATGTACTGTACCAATTAACATGTAGCAGCTTCGCTTCTTAGTATAACAATTATATTTGACAAatcaactaataaaaaaatatgctaACAAATTTCATACTGTTTTTTCGATACGTACTAGACAGTGAGAATTGATTATATCTATGATTGCgtctttaatttatatttttatttttttggctaCGAGAGTTCGTTAATATACAATTATAGGCTTAATAGGtaataaagttttttttttaatatgatattgaaaaatttgagattcaaagagaaagaagaaagatTCCGGGTCAAGACGTATGTGATTGCGATTCGTGAATCTAACGGTTAAAATTCGATCCAAAAATGTGGGCGGTCAGTTTCACTTATGGGGCCCACATGCGTCGGGAATATTGAAATGGAATTTGAATCTTTGAGGGCAGCGCGCTGTTGCGATTACGTCGGCCGGCATTCTCTTCAGCACATGGAAAGACGAAATCTAttggaattttaaattaaataaaggggttattgagttttcgatttttttctttttatttggattttttaattttttatgttctGTTATTTGAGCTACCAAACTTTTTTGGTTGAGGTTTATATTGATTGTTGAGCTACTAAAATGGGTTCGATTCTAAGTggttaaacttttttttttggtcagaaaaagaaatttattGAAGAAAGGAAGACATCAGAGGTGCCTAAGCAAAGCTTATTTACAAAGAAGGGAGCAAATGGACGACGAGCACCACTCTCTAAATGAGAGTTCGCCTCTAAGGATGTTAAAAATGGAGTTCCAACTCCACATTCTGGCTTTGATTTCCAAAACGACTTGATCAATCTCCCAAGACTTATCATCGAATCTGCTTTCGTTCCTTCACCTCCAGACAACCCAGACAAAACAACTCCAAAGGACCGAGAGGAATCTCCCGCAAAACTTGCTCGAGCCCAGCTGTGAGAAGGAAAGGAAATGATCTGGAATAGCAAAGGGTCGTACCGACTGGAACCCGAGCCAAGTGTACAAATGATTCCAGATCATATCAATCTTTGGGCATCGGAGGAAGATGTGATTTGCTGTCTCATCTTGGGCAAAGCATCCGTTGCAGAATCTCTCAACGACTCCCACGTCAATCTGCCTTTTGACCAGGTTGTTGCAGGTGGGAAGTCTGTTAAAGAGAGCTCTCCACGCTGTCATTCGCGCCTTGTGTGGAGCCGGCGATTTCCAGATTTTTCTAGCTGCCATCACTGCAGGAGGAAGCTCGGCCTTATCTTCTTTAAGGCCCTTGATAATTCGGTAGGCCGAGTTAGTTGTGTACGTCCCACTCTTGTGCCCTCTCCACTCCCAGCGATCTTCGCAGTCAGATTTAGGCGAGACTCCGGAGATAAAAGTGGTCAGCGAGTGCACCACTTCGAGCTCTCTGTCCAGGAGGTCTCTCCTCCATTGAAAATCCCAGACCCATCTCCCGTTAGACCACCTTCCCATCTCCTTGATAGTAGCCTCCTTATCAGCACAGAGTCGAAACAATCTCGGGAAGACAACTGACAAAGCCTCCTCCCCAACCCAGGTGTGTCTCCAAAATTTTGTGTTGCCTCCATCTCCAATTTTTCTCCTCGATTGCAATTAAAATTGTGTGTTTTAGGGATTCAATTATGTCTTTGTGCGACTAGTTTTCTCACTTTTATATGGGTACTTAGTGATCTCGTCTGTTTGCGagtagtatttttatttttatgtggtGTCGTGTAGTTTCACCAGCGTGTAGATTGTTTActtgattatataatatatatctttcatactccctccgtcccatgaagcgtgacccatttcttttcggcacggaattaagaaattggtattttgtgtgttatgtgtggtaggtgaaaatgtgaataaagggtaaattttttactatttttataaacaggtcaagcttcgtggaataacccaaaaagaaaagtgggtcacgcttcgcgggacggagggggtaattttttttaaaaaaaattgtgttttaAATACTAATTGACTATCGCGTAATAATAGTAATAGATTTAATATAAAGATGGTTGAAGAGAAGACTGCAGAATGTTATAGGATTTCAATTTATGATTCCTTATTACATTTCAAACATGGCGGCGCTATTCCTCCTAAGCCGTATATGATTTTTGAGATCACTAAAACGATGATATGGTTGTGGTTGACCTAGACTTTATGTTGATGGATAATATTGATGGGTGCGTTGGGAATTGTTGGATAAAAGGTGTGGACTTTTAAAAAGCCATTGCATGTTCACattataaaatactaattaaatgaATATTGTCCCATTTTGCTGCCAATAAAAGGCGAGAGGCaaatacttggactggctgactGAGTTGACTCATTTACTATCATTATTATTCCCTCCATTCGAGATATTGTTTTCACACGAACagcatgaattttaaaaaaataatgaataatactAATTGATAATAGTGATATTATTGTAAATAAAATTGAGTCTCGTTATTGTTGTGAGTAGAAGTTTTTGGACACTGctgttataaataaaaatgaaaaggatatcgtggacggaggaagtatcaaTTAGTGTGAAAATAGCCGATTCAAATTTAATCGTTTCACAAGTTTATACGAGCGGGTATATTCCAATTTATGATGTAATAATTTCAATTTAATATGTGATGGTCCCAATGTAAAAGGTGTGTGTTATATATGATCTCGATTAGTAACGTGTGAAATTaaacaattcaaaataatttctgGAACATCGGTATTGGTTGAGCCTCTACTAAATAGCTCAATTATGTTTTTGTCCATTTAGTGCAATATTAGTTTGTTTTATCATGCTGATTCAAATGAATTAGCTTTGAATTTtaatacaatttaatttaatgtacGCACCGCATATAAaatatacttgaatttgacTCGTTCGGATGAGCCTCGCCTCGAGCCTCGTATGGAGCTAGCATTGATCTGCTCATCGCCAAGGCCAGCTCTATCCAAGTGATGAGCCGCACCAATGCTGATGCTCTTGGTTAATACTAGTATTTGAAAGAAAATTTTGATCTCCTCGCTCTTACGTAAACACACAAACATAGAGCAAAAATTGATAGTAAGAACAATAAATTGACTAGTATAGGATTTATTTATTTCGATTTGTCTAGTATAGGATTTATTTATTTCGATTTGTCTAGTATAGGATTTATTTATTTCGATTTGTCTAGTGCAATATTAGTATAGGTTAATACCATCACGTCACTTTTGATGGTATCATATAGGCCAAAAATTGACTAGTATAGGATTTATTTATTTCGATTTGTCTtctgcaaaaattaaaaaaatacaataaattcaTGATAGTAAGAACAAGTAGTGTATCGCATCTAGAGTCAAATGACCTGCTCACATTCATATTTGTTCAATACACTTTCTAATTAATAGAAAAACTAGTATCTTGTTCGTGAGCTCAAGTCcaacaaatattatttttcaaatattatgaattaacacctactattatatatttattgacGTGTATATTAATACTTCAATTAAATTAAGTGCAAACAATGTAAAAATATCAATACTTAGCATGGAGTGAACGATTGTTTTGATTTGGACTTGGATATTTCCATATTGCTATTATATTTAGCAATGCAAAATAATATTACTATATTTGTATACAATACAACTAGCTGCTTAAATTGACATTCGTGTCTTACTATATCTTTCTTTCCTCCAGGAATTATTAAAAAGTTTGGCagattataataattaattaggttaCACATCCTTGTCCTTTTCACATGAATCTAAAAATGTTACTTTTCATCACAATATACAACTCGAAATAGAAATAGTTGGTGAAAATAATCTTTTCATGATCACGTCGCATAATAAATTCTATATTTTGCGTTTGTCATTTGGCGCGATTAAACGTCTCAATTTAAAATAACGAGAAATCTTCTCATTATCATTTTGTAttcttttactccctccgtcccacgaatcttgacacgttttcctttttgggtcgtcccacgaatcttgacacgtttccttttttggcaataattattacattctatcTTCTACTTTATCgcatttattatattctctctcctactttatcatttttattaccttctctctcctactttatcaattttatattttattaattacacacttaaaacattaatctacaactccttaattcccgtgccgaacccaaacgtgtcaagactcgcgggacggagggagtacaacggGATTAGGATTAAAGTGCGATTAGGCTTTTGATGAAAAGAGATAAAGAAAGAGTTTGTTGGGCCCGTGATATTGTGTGATGGGCCTTTTGTCCAATCATAACTGGCCAACTTACCAGTTCAAGCCCAAACAGATTGAGATAGAAATTTCTTGTGACGCCGTCGTTTTGAAATTACAAAACTCATACTCGTGTATCACACTTCACgtctcactttcaattttatttatttatttattgtgtgATGGGCCTTTTGTTCAATCATAACGGGCCAACTTCCCAATTCAAGCCCAAACAGATTGAGATAGAAATTTCTTGTGACGTCGTCGTTTTGAAATTACAAAACTCATACTCAGTGTATCACACgtctcactttcaattttatttattttttcgtataatttttttatattttaatttaattttgtaattattaacTAGAATTCATTCCATgagtatataattaatttttatcatttaatttcacttttattatctaATTATAGGTTAGTAAATTAAGTTATGgtatataattttgaaaaaaaattaattttttgaaataaaagttAAGAATAAATCATAATATTAtactaataaattttatttttataaaaaaatattttgaaaacgAGAGAACGTTAATATAGAGAGAAATAACTAATCCACACATCAAAGCCaagatgtccacaaaaattagtcggATCGAcagaagaaaaaggaaaaaaaaaatctcaacaaATTAGAAAACTGTTCACACAATTACACTTGCACACTACCTAAGTTACAGATGAAGAAGAAATCAATGGGGGCAAGAATGATCATCAAATATCACACAACAACAACTGTAAtaatggaaaaaaaaacaaCGTTAGAGGAAACaatcaaaatcaagaaaattagTCTTCTTTCTGTTCATTCAAATGTACGCTTTTCTTTTCCTTCCCTCCTTGCTTCTCTCTAACCTTTTCAACCTTTTTGCTCCCATTATTCTGCTTGCTCACGGATCCTTCCTGAGCACTGCACATCTGTGACTTCAGCCGGAACCCGAGCCTCTTCGACACGCTCCCCCACGCGCTCGACCCCTTCGCCTTCCCCAACTTGTCGATCTCTTCCCTCATGTTGGAGCACTCCTTCTCGAGCTCCGACACCCTCATCCTCATGCTGTCCATCCCGACTTTCAGGACTTGGTTTTCCCTCACCGCGGTGGCCCAGCCCCCCTCGTTCGCCCCCCCCATCAGCCCGCTCCTCAGCTGCCTCGACCCGTCGAGGTTTTCAGAGACGAGGAAGCAGCCTGCGATGGAGGTTCTCAGCTGCAGCTGCTCGAAGAAGAGGACTTGGACTATTATTCGCAACGGCAGCCTCTCGTTCTGAGCTGCGTGGGTGCAAGCCTCGAGCGAGAGCTTCTGGCAGTCCATCAGCCTGCAGAGCTGCTCTCGCTCGGGCTCGGCCAACCATGGGTGAGACTGAGTGCAAGAAATGAATAGTTAGTTGATTGAATGTTGGAAAtaatatactccatctgtcccttAAAAATATGcatttctttcctttttaataCGTCCTTCAAATATAAAACTCGTGTCGAAAGATTCCATGCATAAATATAGGGGACGGAAGAACTGCAAATTGGGGTAAAAGTATCATCAAACCATGAGTGGCTGGTTGGGAGAGTTACCTTGAGATAAACGTCGATCGCGCGATAGAGGCCGTCGTCCAAGGGCCGGGCGTACTCGGGCACGACAGCAGCGAGCGAGTGAAACTTGGGGAGTTTGAGGTGAACGTCGGGGGCGACCTCCGCGAGGTATCCGTCGATCAACTTGGCCACCATGGTGATGGGTGTTAGTGATGGTGATCCCATCAATTGGCCATCATCAACTGAGCCAGGAGATGCATCGCCAACCACCTGATCCATGGCCAAGAAATGCTCCAGAATCCGGTGAACGCAGTCCACGTCGTACAGCGTCTCCATCGAGTAAGAGACGTTCGGCATCAGGAGATCCTCGAGCGTCGCCTGATCGAGCTGCACCCCGACCCGTTTCTCCAGGTTCGACACGCACGAGGCGCTGGCTCGAAGAATCCGGGCCGTTCGGAGCAGACCGAACAAGAATTTCGCCGGAACGAGATCCTTCTGCACGGGAAGCAAGCGATCGATCTCTTCGAGGAGAGCTCTCTGATCCTCCTCCGAGAGCAAGGCCCCCGACACCACCGGCGCAAGACGACTGCTCGACTCACCGCCACCCTGGCGCCGGTTCAGCCCCGGTAGGTATTTCCTCGCGTAGCAAACGAGAGAGCCGGCAACTATCTCCTGCTTTACGCCTCGCGATTCCATGACCGAGATCAACCTTCTGTACAGAGGCAGGCTCAGGGTCGAGGCATCGTCGTACCACCAATCCGCACTCGAATGCTTCGGTCGAGCGCCCGTGCTTATCCCGTTCCACAGCACGCTCCCTCCGGGGCTCTGCATCGGGCCACCACGCTCCATCATAGGCCACCCGAACAGAGCAGGGTCGGTGCACGCCTTGGCAGCCAACGAGTCGATGCATCTCCTCGGGATGTGGAGCTGCTCGGCATCGGAGAGCACATCATCACACGTCTGCAACGCTTTCAAAGAGTCCTTCCAGCTCCGTAGAGCCGTCTGATTGAGAAAGATCTCGGTCTGAGAAACGAGGTTGCCCTCCCCAAACTCATCAGTCATCTCGAGATGCTCAGCAGCACATCGAAGGTACACCACGTTCGATGCAGTGAGCTCGAGTTTCACCCCGTAGCAGAACTTAGCTACGAGCTCAAACGTTTTTGCCCCACCGGGGACATCGGAGAGCTTGATCACGCAGCCTTCGTCTCCCTCGGACGCCTCTGCAATGAGACGCTCCATCACCCCGCTGCGTGAAAGCAACGGAAACTACAACGAGCAGCCAATAATACATCCTATCAAGCTATGTTCAATCTCAGCAGCAATAAACAAGTTTGAAAGAAATCAAATACTTGCACAATGGTTTCCTTCACATCCATTTCTCACAATTTCAAGTTAGATTACTACAGAAAACAAATACAACACTATGAAACAATGTAAcatgaaacaaaatataaacCATTGCTCCTCCATCCATCGTCGACAAGAGCCTAAGAGCCAAGGCTAGATGAATAAACGAAACGATACCTTGTGAAGATGAAACGACATTTCCTCAACCTCGACAACTACATCACTAGGGAGACCAGTAGTGCAGAACCTACGAGTAAACCGGAAAAGGTCAGGAGGCGAAACACCATTTTACTCGAACGAAAAGCATCAGAGCTACCGAGGCGATTTAGGAGCAGATGCATACATTTGGAATTAACATTAGACTAAGCTAATGTCACTATTTCCCTATGAATTTGTATTTACACAAAGCCACATTCACAAGAGCTGTGTTTCTACAGTATTACCAGCCAAAAAGATGTAATCTATAAAGGTTTTGTCTGAGACAGATATTACAGAACCAAACTATTACACAAAATTGGATGTTTCATTCAGAAAGTCAATGAAAATAACTCACatttttaaacaattaaaaacaAATGAATCAGTCAATATTCCCATACACAACTACAAGTACCT
The genomic region above belongs to Salvia miltiorrhiza cultivar Shanhuang (shh) chromosome 5, IMPLAD_Smil_shh, whole genome shotgun sequence and contains:
- the LOC131024787 gene encoding uncharacterized protein LOC131024787, with the translated sequence MGRWSNGRWVWDFQWRRDLLDRELEVVHSLTTFISGVSPKSDCEDRWEWRGHKSGTYTTNSAYRIIKGLKEDKAELPPAVMAARKIWKSPAPHKARMTAWRALFNRLPTCNNLVKRQIDVGVVERFCNGCFAQDETANHIFLRCPKIDMIWNHLYTWLGFQSVRPFAIPDHFLSFSQLGSSKFCGRFLSVLWSCFVWVVWR
- the LOC130985121 gene encoding BTB/POZ domain-containing protein At1g30440 — encoded protein: MACMKLGSKTDAFQRQGQAWFCTTGLPSDVVVEVEEMSFHLHKFPLLSRSGVMERLIAEASEGDEGCVIKLSDVPGGAKTFELVAKFCYGVKLELTASNVVYLRCAAEHLEMTDEFGEGNLVSQTEIFLNQTALRSWKDSLKALQTCDDVLSDAEQLHIPRRCIDSLAAKACTDPALFGWPMMERGGPMQSPGGSVLWNGISTGARPKHSSADWWYDDASTLSLPLYRRLISVMESRGVKQEIVAGSLVCYARKYLPGLNRRQGGGESSSRLAPVVSGALLSEEDQRALLEEIDRLLPVQKDLVPAKFLFGLLRTARILRASASCVSNLEKRVGVQLDQATLEDLLMPNVSYSMETLYDVDCVHRILEHFLAMDQVVGDASPGSVDDGQLMGSPSLTPITMVAKLIDGYLAEVAPDVHLKLPKFHSLAAVVPEYARPLDDGLYRAIDVYLKSHPWLAEPEREQLCRLMDCQKLSLEACTHAAQNERLPLRIIVQVLFFEQLQLRTSIAGCFLVSENLDGSRQLRSGLMGGANEGGWATAVRENQVLKVGMDSMRMRVSELEKECSNMREEIDKLGKAKGSSAWGSVSKRLGFRLKSQMCSAQEGSVSKQNNGSKKVEKVREKQGGKEKKSVHLNEQKED